From Micromonospora carbonacea:
GGCCTGGCTGGCGGTCGTTGGTGGGCCAGCGGTTGTCGGTGGGCGGGCGGTTGTCGGCGGGCTGTGCGAGACTCCGGCGACCCTCTGAAGGAGAACTCATGCAGCTCGACACCTTGCAGCACCAGCAGCAGTTCCACATCCGGCAGCGCATTCGGATGATGGTCAACCAGTACGAGGTCCACTCCGTCGCCCCCGACGGTTCGGAAGGCGGGCTGCTGGCCTTCGCGCAGCAGAAGCGGCTGGCGTTCAAGGAACAGGTCACCATCTACACCGACGACAGCAAGCAGCAGCCGCTGCTCGGCTTCAAGGCCCGGCAGCGGCTGGACCTCGGCGCGACGTACGACGTGACCGACCACGCCGGCACCCCGATCGGGCTGTTCCGCAAGGACTTCGCCCAGTCGCTGCTGCGGTCCACGTGGCACGTCGAGCAGGCCGGCCTGCCGCAGATCACCGGCCAGGAACGCAGCATGCCGGTGGCGCTGCTGCGCCGGTTCGTCGACTCGCTGTCCTGGCTGCCGTACCACTTCGACTTCACCGCGGGCGGCCAGCCGGTGTTCTCGGTCGTCAAGAAGTGGGGCCTGCGCGACCGGTACGTCGTCGAGGTGCACAACCCGCAGATCGACCGGCGACTCGTGATCGCCATGGCGATCGGCCTGGACGCCCTCCAGGGCCGCTGAGCCCGACGACCGCTGAGCCCTGAGGGCCGCCGGCCCGGTGGCGCTCGGCTTCCGGCTCGGCCGGCGGGCGGCCACCTGCCCGAAGGGCTGCCGGGCCGCCTCCGGGCCGACGCCCCGGGCCTGGCCCCGGCCCCGGCCCCGGCTCCGCCAAGCGACCAGGGCCGGGGCCGAGCCAGGGCCAGGCCCGGGAACCAAGCCAGGATCGGGGATCGGGGTCGAGCCAGGGCCGGGGGTCGGGGGCCGGGACGGCCCGGCGCGGGCGGTCGCCGTGGCGACCCGGGTGAGACCGGGCAACGGCGTGACGATCACCTCCGTCGTCACCACGGCGTCCAGCCCGTCGAGCCGGCAGCCGGCCAGCCGCGCCCCGTTCGCCCGCGCGATCTCCCCGGCGGACGCGCAGGCCGCCTCGCCGCCGGTCAGCGCCTGAGCCGCTGCGGCGAGCGCGCCGAAGTCCGCCGCCACCGCAGCCCGCTGCCGCGCGAACCGGGCCGCGCCGACGGCCGCACCGAAGACGCCCACCAGCACGAACGCCAGCCCGACGGCGAGCAGACACACGGTCGCCCCGCCCCGCTCACCGTCCGGTCGCGGCCCCTGCGGGCCGCACGAGCGCCAGCCGCACACGTGCCAGCCGCGACATGATCGGCACGAGCGCCGAACGCGACACGAGCGGCGGGCGAGACACGAGCGGCGGGCGCGACAGGCACGACGTGGCCGGCAGGCACGACACGAGCTGCCAGCAGGACACGGCCGGCACGAGTGGCAGCGGCGACACGAGCGGAACAGGCCCCGACGGGCCGGACGCTTCGTCACGGCCGTGGCCCCGGGGCACCCGGCTCGACGGCGGCGACCGCCGTGGCGGTGACGGTGACGAGGGGCAGCCGGGCGCCGAGGGCGCGCACGGGTGCCCGTACCGTCGCGGTGACCCGGTCGTCGCCCACCGAGACCGAGACCTCCGCCCCGGCGGGCGCCGCCGCTTCCCCCGCCGCCACGCCGGGCTGGCCCCGGGAGGCGGCGAGGGCCGCCTCCCGGGCCGCACCGAGGCAGCCGGCCTGCGTCGCGACCGCGTTCACGGCGGTGAGACCGGCGAGCAGGAGCAGCAGCACCGCCGGCAGGCCGGCGGCCAGTTCCGCCGTGAACGACCCGCGCTCCCGGGGCGACGGGGACGGCTGCCGGGTCGGCCGGCCGCCCTCGCCCGGCCCCGGTTGTCGCTCCGGCGCACCCCGACCGGGACCGACCTGCCGGCGGGCGGTCACTTCAGTGCCCGGTCGATGACGGCGGTCAGCGCGGACTGCACGTTGCCCGAGGTGAGCACCTTGAGCAGGATGCCGGCGAACGCGACGGCGGCGAGGGTGCCGACGGCGTACTCGGCGGTGTTCATCCCGGCGTCGCCGCGCAGGCGGTTGAGGATCTTGCGCATGGGCGTTCTTCCCTTCTGGACGGTCGCCGCGCAGCCGGTCGGCTGGCGGCGCTCAGAGCACGTCGCCAAGGACGGCGACGATCACCGGCACCAGGCCGGCGAGAATGAAGGCGGGCAGGAAGCAGAGCCCCAGCGGCAGCACGATGAGCACGCCGGCCCGCCGGGCGGCGGCCTCGGCGGCGGTCGACCGGTCGGCGCGCAGGTCGTCGGCGAGCCGGGTCAGCGCACCCGCGAGCGCGGCACCGCTGTCGGCCGAACGCAGCGCGGCACCGGCCAGCCGTTCGGCCCCGGGCACCGGGAGGAGATGCGCCCACGCCTCCTGGGGCCGGCCGCCGAGCAGCAGGGTCCGGCCGACCAGGCCCAGGCGGTCGGCGAGCGGCCCGCCGAGCGCGTCTGCCACGGCCAGCACGGAACGGTCCACCGGCGCACCGGCCCGCATCGTGGCGGCGAGGAGATCCGCGGCGAGGGGCAGGTCGGCGGCCTCCCGGAGTCGCCTCTCCCGGGCTGCGGGCGGCTCGATCCGACGCAGGCCCCGGTCCGCCGCGACGGCGGCGACGACCCCGCCGAGGAGCCCCGCCCAGCCGCCGAGCACCACCAGGACGGCGAGCCCGAACAGCCCCGCCCCGAGACGGATCGGGTCCGGCCACCACGGCGGCCGGGACCGGCCGGCCGCCTCGGCCGGCCCCGCCGCCGCGTGCGGCGCGTCCGCCCCGCCGAGGCCGGCCGGTCTGTCCGGCGGGGCCGTCTCCCCCGCACCGGCCGCCTCCCTCCGCCGGCCCAGGCTGCGCAGCCGGCGGGTGGAGCCCGCCCGCGTGCCGACGGACAGGGCGAGCACCGCCGCGACGACGAGGCAGCCGGCGGCCACCGCCTGACGGGTCATCGACTGCTCCCGCCGGGCGCGGCACCGAGGCGTTCCGTCCACAGCAGGCCGGCGAGCTGAAGGACCACGGCCGCCACCGCGCAGCCGCCACCGACGGGGGTGTGCAGCAGGACCGCGACCGGGTCGACGCCTACCCCGTAGCCGAGCCCGATGCCGCCGAGCGGCAGGGCGGCGAGCAGCCAGGCGGTCGCCCGTGCTCCGGCCGCCTGCGCCGCGGCGGCGGCCAGCCCCCGGTCGCCGGCCCGGGCGTCGGCCTCGATCCGTTCCAGCAGGTCGGCCAGGGGCGCGCCGGTGCGGTCGGCGAGCCGCACGGCGGCCCGGGCCAACTGGCGGAGCCGATCCGCCCCGTCGGGCGGGGCGGCCGGAGGGCCGGACCGCCCGGGGGCACCCGGCGCGGCACCGTTGGGAGCCCCGCCCGGCGCGCCGCTCAACAGGCCGGCGTCCGGGGCCGGGACGGACCGGCCGCCCGGGATGAGGGTCGCGGAGGCGGTCAGCACCGGCACGCCCGCACGCAGGTCCGCGGCGAGGGCGCAGAGCTGGTCGAGCCCGTGCCGGCGGGCGCGCTCCTCCTGCCGGAAGCGCTGTCGCCGGACCAGCCCCCGCACGAGGAGCGACCCGTACGCGCCGACCACCACGGCGGCCACCGGCCCGGCCAGCAGGCCACCCGATCCCGCACCCACCGCGCCAGCGACGAGCAGGGCCCGCCCGGGCGAGGCCGCCAACCACCCGGTCAGCCGCAGCGAACGGGGACCGGAGGCGGACAGCGCCGACGGGTCGTACGCCCCCTGGTAGGTGTCGACGGACGCCCCGCCGGGACGGGAGCCGAGCTGCCCCGCTGGCGGGCCCGGGTGGTGTCCCGCCGTCGGGGGGCGGTCCGGTGTGCCGGCGGGCCGGCGCGGGTCACGGCGGTCGGGCGGGCCCGGTCGCCGGCCGCCGCTGGGCGGGGTGACCGGGCCGGGCCATCCGCTCGGCGCGGTGGCGGGGCCGGTGCACCGGCCGGCGGCGGCCGGCGACCGACCCGGCGGACGGAGGTGGCCGGCGGGCCGGTCGCCGGCCGGGCCCGGTGCGCCACCCGGGTCAGAGAGGTCGGACAGGTCCGAGAGGTCGGACAGCTCAGAGAGGTCGGACGGGTCAGGATGCCGAGCGGCCCGGTCGCCGGCGCTCCGGTCGCCTGGTGGGTGCGGCGACGCGGGCGACAGCGTCCCGAGGACGGACCGCCGCCGGGCCCGGCCGTTGCGCAACGGCCACACCACGATCGCCGCGGCGGCGACGATGCACACGGCCACCAGCCAGCCCGCCGTGGTCACGTGGAGCCGCCACGGCGGTGGGCCGCCCCCGGAACCTCCGCCGGGCCGGCCCGGTCGGGACGCTCCCGCTGCGGCCACCCCGCGCCCAGGACCGGCGGGACCGCGACGTCCCGCTCCCGCAGCAGCACGCCGAGGGCCTGCGCGGCGGGGCCGGTGCCGTGACCGCGCACCCAGGCGGGGACGACCGTGACGAGGCGGTCCGGGCCGTCCGGGAGCAGCAGGCAGACCGACTCCAGCACCCGGCCCCGCGCGCCCCGGCGGACCTGGAGCAGCACCTGGAGCGCGGCAGCGACCTGGGCGTGCAGCGCCGCCCGGGGCAGCCCGCCCAGCATGCCGAGCGCCTCCAGCCGGGCCGGCACGTCCGAGGGCGTGTTGGCGTGCAGCGTCCCCGCGCCGCCGTCGTGGCCGGTGTTCAACGCGGCGAGCAGATCCACGACCTCCCCGCCCCGGCACTCCCCGACGACGAGCCGGTCCGGACGCATCCGGAGCGCCTGCCGCACCAGGTCGCTGAGCCCGAC
This genomic window contains:
- a CDS encoding TadE family type IV pilus minor pilin, translating into MAAGLPAVLLLLLAGLTAVNAVATQAGCLGAAREAALAASRGQPGVAAGEAAAPAGAEVSVSVGDDRVTATVRAPVRALGARLPLVTVTATAVAAVEPGAPGPRP
- a CDS encoding DUF4244 domain-containing protein; the protein is MRKILNRLRGDAGMNTAEYAVGTLAAVAFAGILLKVLTSGNVQSALTAVIDRALK
- a CDS encoding type II secretion system F family protein — encoded protein: MTRQAVAAGCLVVAAVLALSVGTRAGSTRRLRSLGRRREAAGAGETAPPDRPAGLGGADAPHAAAGPAEAAGRSRPPWWPDPIRLGAGLFGLAVLVVLGGWAGLLGGVVAAVAADRGLRRIEPPAARERRLREAADLPLAADLLAATMRAGAPVDRSVLAVADALGGPLADRLGLVGRTLLLGGRPQEAWAHLLPVPGAERLAGAALRSADSGAALAGALTRLADDLRADRSTAAEAAARRAGVLIVLPLGLCFLPAFILAGLVPVIVAVLGDVL
- a CDS encoding type II secretion system F family protein, giving the protein MTTAGWLVAVCIVAAAAIVVWPLRNGRARRRSVLGTLSPASPHPPGDRSAGDRAARHPDPSDLSELSDLSDLSDLSDPGGAPGPAGDRPAGHLRPPGRSPAAAGRCTGPATAPSGWPGPVTPPSGGRRPGPPDRRDPRRPAGTPDRPPTAGHHPGPPAGQLGSRPGGASVDTYQGAYDPSALSASGPRSLRLTGWLAASPGRALLVAGAVGAGSGGLLAGPVAAVVVGAYGSLLVRGLVRRQRFRQEERARRHGLDQLCALAADLRAGVPVLTASATLIPGGRSVPAPDAGLLSGAPGGAPNGAAPGAPGRSGPPAAPPDGADRLRQLARAAVRLADRTGAPLADLLERIEADARAGDRGLAAAAAQAAGARATAWLLAALPLGGIGLGYGVGVDPVAVLLHTPVGGGCAVAAVVLQLAGLLWTERLGAAPGGSSR